The Pseudomonas extremaustralis genome contains a region encoding:
- a CDS encoding ferritin-like domain-containing protein, protein MTEANLTDVATLRSRARQNVENGAVTEGYDADRKEIIRLLNASLATELVCVLRYKRHYFMASGVKAQIAAEEFLEHATQEAEHADKLAERIVQLGGEPEFNPDLLSKNSHAQYVAGNNLKEMVYEDLVAERIAVDSYREIIQYIGDKDPTTRRLFEEILAQEEEHADDMADILESL, encoded by the coding sequence ATGACTGAAGCAAACTTGACTGACGTTGCAACCCTGCGCAGTCGCGCTCGCCAGAACGTCGAAAACGGTGCCGTGACCGAAGGCTACGACGCCGACCGCAAAGAGATCATTCGCCTGCTCAACGCATCGCTGGCCACCGAACTGGTCTGCGTGCTGCGCTACAAACGCCACTACTTCATGGCCAGCGGCGTCAAAGCCCAGATCGCCGCCGAAGAATTCCTCGAACACGCCACCCAGGAAGCCGAACACGCCGACAAACTCGCCGAACGCATCGTGCAGTTGGGCGGCGAACCGGAGTTCAACCCGGACCTGCTGTCGAAGAATTCCCACGCCCAGTACGTGGCGGGCAACAATTTGAAGGAAATGGTCTACGAAGACCTGGTCGCCGAGCGCATTGCGGTGGACAGCTACCGCGAAATCATCCAGTACATCGGCGACAAAGACCCGACCACGCGCCGCCTGTTCGAAGAGATCCTGGCCCAGGAAGAAGAACACGCGGACGATATGGCCGACATCCTCGAAAGCCTGTAA
- a CDS encoding AI-2E family transporter, translating into MPTFSQRHVLLLASYIIIFGGLLLVLPLKLLPSLLAGLLVFELVNMLTPQLQRLIEGRRARWLAVALLGTLIVSALALIFAGAISFLLHEAENPGASLDKFMGVVDRARSQLPPFLDAYLPASAAEFRVAIGDWITKHLSELQLVGKDAAHMFVTLLIGMVLGAIIALQRVPDVTKRKPLAAVLFDRLHLLVQAFRNIVFAQIKIAALNTVFTAVFLAVVLPLCGIHLPLTKTLIVLTFLLGLLPVIGNLMSNTLITIVALSLSIWVAVAALGYLIVIHKVEYFLNARIVGGQISAKSWELLLAMLVFEAAFGLPGVVAGPIYYAYLKSELKLGGMV; encoded by the coding sequence ATGCCAACGTTTTCTCAGCGTCATGTGTTGTTGCTGGCCAGCTACATCATTATTTTCGGCGGGTTGCTGCTGGTCCTGCCGTTGAAATTGTTGCCCAGCCTGCTGGCCGGTCTGTTGGTCTTCGAACTGGTCAACATGCTCACCCCCCAACTGCAACGGTTGATCGAAGGTCGGCGTGCGCGCTGGCTCGCCGTGGCCTTGCTCGGCACCTTGATCGTCAGTGCACTGGCCCTGATCTTCGCCGGCGCCATCAGCTTCCTGCTCCACGAAGCGGAAAACCCCGGGGCCTCCCTCGATAAATTCATGGGGGTGGTCGACCGCGCGCGCAGCCAACTGCCGCCGTTCCTCGACGCCTACCTGCCCGCCAGCGCCGCCGAATTCCGCGTGGCCATCGGCGACTGGATCACCAAGCACCTGAGCGAACTGCAACTGGTCGGCAAAGACGCGGCCCACATGTTCGTCACCTTGCTGATCGGCATGGTGCTCGGCGCGATCATCGCCTTGCAGCGCGTGCCCGACGTCACCAAGCGCAAGCCGCTGGCCGCGGTGCTGTTCGATCGCCTGCACCTGCTGGTCCAGGCATTTCGCAATATCGTCTTCGCCCAGATCAAGATCGCCGCGCTCAACACCGTGTTTACCGCCGTGTTCCTCGCCGTGGTGCTGCCGTTGTGCGGTATCCACCTGCCGCTGACCAAGACCCTGATCGTGCTGACCTTCCTGCTCGGCCTGTTGCCGGTGATCGGCAACCTGATGTCCAACACCCTGATCACCATCGTCGCGTTGTCGCTGTCGATTTGGGTGGCGGTGGCGGCACTGGGGTATCTGATCGTGATCCACAAGGTCGAGTACTTCCTCAACGCGCGCATTGTCGGCGGGCAGATCAGTGCCAAATCGTGGGAGTTGCTGTTGGCGATGCTGGTATTCGAAGCCGCGTTCGGCCTGCCGGGGGTGGTGGCGGGGCCGATTTACTATGCGTACCTGAAGAGTGAGCTGAAGCTCGGCGGGATGGTCTAG
- a CDS encoding Hsp70 family protein: protein MKNPSPARACGIDFGTSNSTVGWIRPGMETLIALEDDKITLPSVVFFNFEERRPVYGRLALHEYLENYEGRLMRSLKSLLGSKLIKHDTSVLGTAMPFTDLLALFIGQLKSRAEATAGREFEEVVLGRPVFFVDDDPMADQEAENTLVDVARKIGFKDISFQYEPIAAAFDYESTIEKEELVLIVDIGGGTSDFSLVRLSPDRRHNDNRHEDILATGGVHIGGTDFDKQLSLAGMMPLFGYGSRMKSGAYMPTSHHMNLATWHTINSVYSQKSQLALGSMRYDIEDTGGIDRLFKLIEQRAGHWLAMEVEETKIQLTHEDSRHVLLDRVEPGLSVDLSRTLFESAIDGLLERVRNSVTQLLNDASVDVAQVDTVFFTGGSSGIPALRHSISAMLPNARHVEGNIFGSIGSGLAIEASKRYGS from the coding sequence ATGAAAAACCCCTCCCCAGCCCGTGCCTGCGGCATCGACTTCGGCACGTCCAACTCCACCGTCGGCTGGATTCGCCCCGGCATGGAAACGCTTATCGCGCTGGAGGACGACAAGATCACCTTGCCGTCGGTGGTGTTCTTCAACTTCGAGGAGCGTCGTCCGGTCTACGGTCGCCTGGCGCTGCACGAATACCTGGAGAACTACGAAGGCCGGTTGATGCGCTCGCTCAAGAGCCTGCTGGGTTCCAAGCTGATCAAGCACGACACTAGCGTGCTGGGCACGGCGATGCCGTTCACCGACCTGTTGGCGCTGTTTATCGGCCAGCTCAAGAGCCGCGCCGAAGCCACCGCCGGGCGCGAGTTCGAGGAAGTGGTGCTGGGCCGCCCGGTGTTTTTCGTCGATGACGACCCGATGGCCGACCAGGAAGCGGAAAACACCCTGGTGGACGTGGCACGCAAGATCGGCTTCAAGGACATCTCGTTCCAGTACGAACCGATTGCGGCGGCGTTCGACTATGAGTCCACCATCGAAAAAGAAGAGCTGGTGCTGATCGTCGACATCGGCGGCGGTACGTCAGACTTCTCCCTGGTGCGCCTGTCCCCGGACCGTCGGCACAATGACAACCGCCACGAGGACATCCTCGCCACCGGCGGCGTGCACATCGGCGGTACCGACTTCGACAAACAACTGTCCCTGGCCGGCATGATGCCGCTGTTCGGCTACGGCAGCCGCATGAAAAGCGGCGCCTACATGCCCACCAGCCACCACATGAACCTGGCCACCTGGCACACCATCAACTCGGTGTACTCGCAAAAATCCCAGCTGGCCCTGGGCAGCATGCGCTACGACATCGAAGACACCGGCGGCATCGACCGTCTGTTCAAGCTGATCGAACAGCGCGCCGGCCACTGGCTGGCGATGGAAGTGGAAGAAACCAAGATCCAACTGACCCATGAAGACAGCCGCCACGTGCTGCTCGACCGGGTCGAACCGGGTCTGAGCGTGGACCTGAGCCGTACGCTGTTCGAATCGGCCATCGACGGCCTGCTGGAACGTGTGCGCAACAGCGTCACCCAACTGCTCAACGACGCCTCGGTGGACGTGGCCCAGGTGGACACGGTGTTCTTCACCGGCGGCTCCAGCGGCATTCCGGCCCTGCGCCACAGCATCTCGGCGATGCTGCCGAATGCGCGGCATGTGGAAGGGAACATCTTCGGCAGCATCGGCAGCGGCTTGGCGATCGAGGCCAGCAAACGCTACGGCAGCTGA
- a CDS encoding esterase/lipase family protein: MSQSLATRYPLVLVPGMLGFVRLGWFAYWYGIVPALRAGGAQVFAVQVAPLDSNEVRGEQLLAAIERIVQETGADKVNLIGHSQGALTARYAAATRPERVASVTSVAGPNHGSELADHIHAHYPADSVKGRLMSAAFYLVAGVMGLLETGYRGPRFNADLHASHHSLTSAGVALFNRQYPQGLPETWGGHGAELVNGVRYYSWSGTLQPGKTDRGRNRLDVTHRSCRWFARSFVREQGQCDGMVGRYSSHLGMVIGDDYALDHFDIVNQSLGWVGKDAEPIRLFVEHARRLKAAGV, encoded by the coding sequence ATGTCGCAGTCGTTAGCCACGCGTTACCCACTGGTGTTGGTGCCCGGCATGTTGGGGTTCGTGCGTCTGGGGTGGTTTGCGTACTGGTATGGCATCGTTCCGGCGCTGCGCGCGGGTGGGGCGCAAGTGTTTGCGGTCCAGGTGGCGCCGCTGGATTCCAATGAAGTGCGCGGCGAGCAGTTGCTCGCCGCGATCGAAAGGATTGTGCAGGAGACCGGCGCCGACAAGGTCAACCTGATCGGCCACAGCCAGGGCGCGCTGACCGCACGGTATGCGGCGGCCACGCGCCCGGAGCGGGTGGCGTCGGTGACCTCGGTGGCCGGGCCCAACCACGGCTCGGAACTGGCGGACCATATCCACGCCCATTACCCAGCCGACAGCGTCAAGGGCCGGCTGATGAGCGCGGCGTTTTATCTGGTCGCCGGGGTGATGGGCCTGCTGGAAACCGGCTATCGCGGCCCGCGCTTCAACGCCGATCTGCACGCCTCCCACCATTCCCTGACCAGCGCCGGTGTGGCGTTGTTCAATCGCCAGTATCCCCAAGGGTTGCCCGAGACCTGGGGCGGGCACGGTGCCGAATTGGTCAACGGCGTGCGCTATTACTCGTGGTCCGGCACCTTGCAGCCGGGCAAGACCGATCGCGGGCGCAACCGGCTGGACGTCACCCACCGCAGCTGCCGGTGGTTCGCCCGCAGTTTTGTGCGCGAGCAAGGCCAGTGCGATGGCATGGTCGGGCGCTACAGCTCGCACTTGGGCATGGTGATCGGCGACGATTACGCCCTCGACCACTTCGACATCGTCAACCAGTCCCTGGGGTGGGTGGGCAAGGACGCCGAGCCGATCCGGCTGTTCGTCGAACATGCGCGGCGGCTGAAGGCCGCCGGGGTTTAA
- a CDS encoding PsiF family protein, with translation MKMLRIPLLMMGLLLCSQGFAATAQQNKMTSCNAEATTKTLKGDERKAFMKTCLSAPAANDAKTLTPQQQKMKDCNADAKTKALTGDARKTFMSTCLKK, from the coding sequence ATGAAGATGCTGCGTATTCCGTTGTTGATGATGGGCCTGCTGCTGTGTTCCCAAGGGTTTGCCGCCACCGCCCAGCAAAACAAAATGACCTCCTGCAACGCCGAAGCCACCACCAAGACGCTCAAGGGCGACGAGCGCAAGGCGTTCATGAAAACCTGCCTGTCGGCCCCGGCGGCCAATGATGCCAAGACCCTGACGCCGCAGCAGCAGAAGATGAAGGACTGCAATGCCGACGCCAAGACCAAGGCCTTGACGGGCGACGCGCGCAAAACCTTTATGAGCACCTGCCTGAAGAAATAA